One stretch of Fictibacillus sp. b24 DNA includes these proteins:
- a CDS encoding ring-cleaving dioxygenase — protein sequence MMMQTDGIHHITAIVGSPQENVDFYAGVLGLRLVKKTVNFDDPGTYHLYFGDEGGSPGTIMTFFPWPDAYRGRVGSGQVGTTSFVVPEGSLSFWEERLLKFSVEYKKTVRFEEEYLEFLDPHGLRIEIVARKEGKNSEWSFGAITPEHSIKGFGGAVLLSAAPQQTEKVLMDVMGLQKVGQDGDYIRFKAKGDIGNVIDIKLAPEARGVNGVGTVHHIAWRANSYEQHELWQQHVKQNDFQVTEIIDRQYFNAIYFREEGGILFEIATDPPGFTRDEPEEDLGKELLLPPWLEPHREQIESHLQPAEARILKEDK from the coding sequence ATGATGATGCAAACAGATGGAATTCATCACATTACAGCTATCGTTGGCAGTCCGCAGGAGAATGTTGATTTTTATGCTGGTGTACTCGGATTGAGATTAGTCAAGAAGACGGTTAATTTCGATGATCCTGGAACATACCATCTTTATTTTGGAGATGAAGGAGGCAGCCCAGGAACGATCATGACGTTCTTTCCATGGCCAGATGCATATAGAGGAAGAGTAGGTTCTGGGCAAGTGGGTACAACTTCTTTTGTTGTTCCAGAAGGTTCGCTTTCTTTTTGGGAAGAAAGACTTTTAAAGTTCTCAGTTGAATATAAGAAAACAGTCCGCTTTGAAGAAGAGTATTTAGAATTTCTAGATCCACACGGATTGCGTATAGAGATTGTTGCAAGAAAAGAAGGAAAGAACAGCGAATGGTCATTTGGAGCAATCACTCCAGAGCATTCCATTAAAGGATTTGGCGGTGCCGTATTGCTTTCGGCAGCTCCTCAGCAAACAGAAAAAGTGCTAATGGACGTGATGGGGCTTCAAAAAGTCGGGCAAGACGGTGATTACATCAGGTTTAAAGCGAAAGGTGATATTGGAAATGTGATTGATATTAAGCTTGCACCAGAAGCAAGAGGGGTGAATGGAGTTGGAACGGTCCATCATATTGCATGGCGAGCTAACTCTTATGAACAGCATGAATTATGGCAGCAGCATGTGAAACAGAATGATTTTCAAGTGACAGAAATTATTGACCGCCAATATTTCAATGCCATCTATTTCCGTGAAGAAGGAGGCATCCTCTTTGAGATTGCAACAGACCCACCTGGATTTACACGCGACGAACCAGAAGAGGATCTTGGTAAAGAGCTGCTGCTCCCGCCATGGCTTGAGCCTCACCGAGAGCAGATAGAGAGTCACCTGCAGCCAGCTGAAGCAAGGATTTTAAAGGAGGACAAATAA
- a CDS encoding aldo/keto reductase — protein MTAIKSLQDTTVLNNGVKMPWFGLGVFKVEEGQEVIDSVKWAIEAGYKSIDTAAIYKNEEGVGQAIKEAGVPREELFITTKVWNADQGYESTLAAFETSIEKLGLEYLDLYLVHWPVKGKYKETWRALEQLYKDGKVKAIGVSNFQVHHLEDILADCEIKPMVNQVEYHPRLAQKELLLFCKDNNIQLEAWSPLMQGELLDEPALMELAEKHGKSVAQIILRWDVQNGVVTIPKSVKQHRIVENANIFDFELSLEDMAKIDALNEDRRIGPDPDNFDF, from the coding sequence ATGACAGCTATTAAATCTTTGCAAGACACAACTGTGCTGAATAATGGGGTTAAGATGCCATGGTTCGGACTTGGTGTATTTAAAGTGGAAGAAGGACAAGAAGTAATCGATTCTGTTAAATGGGCGATTGAAGCAGGATATAAAAGCATCGATACAGCAGCTATCTATAAAAATGAAGAAGGTGTTGGACAAGCTATTAAAGAAGCGGGAGTACCTCGCGAAGAATTGTTCATCACAACAAAAGTATGGAACGCTGATCAAGGCTATGAGTCAACTCTAGCAGCATTTGAAACCAGCATCGAAAAGCTAGGTCTTGAATATCTTGATCTTTATTTGGTTCACTGGCCTGTTAAAGGCAAATACAAAGAAACTTGGCGTGCTCTTGAACAGCTTTATAAAGATGGAAAAGTAAAAGCGATTGGTGTCTCTAACTTCCAAGTTCACCATTTAGAAGATATCTTGGCTGATTGTGAAATCAAACCAATGGTCAACCAAGTGGAATACCATCCGCGTCTTGCACAAAAAGAGCTTCTTTTATTCTGTAAAGACAATAATATTCAACTGGAAGCATGGAGCCCTCTTATGCAGGGAGAACTGTTGGATGAGCCTGCATTAATGGAGCTAGCAGAAAAACACGGAAAATCTGTAGCTCAAATCATCCTTCGCTGGGATGTGCAAAATGGTGTAGTAACGATTCCGAAATCAGTTAAGCAGCACCGCATCGTTGAGAATGCAAATATCTTTGATTTTGAGTTATCCCTAGAAGATATGGCCAAGATTGATGCTTTAAATGAAGACCGACGCATCGGTCCTGATCCAGATAACTTCGACTTCTAA
- a CDS encoding aspartyl-phosphate phosphatase Spo0E family protein: MEKKEWNNSLLMECIKEKKEKLVEIADRNGLTSKETVKCSQELDVLLNVYQRQATF; encoded by the coding sequence GTGGAGAAAAAAGAATGGAATAACTCTCTTCTGATGGAATGTATAAAAGAAAAAAAAGAAAAGCTGGTAGAAATTGCAGATCGAAATGGTTTAACCAGCAAGGAAACCGTAAAGTGCAGTCAAGAGCTAGACGTTCTATTGAATGTCTACCAAAGACAAGCAACGTTCTAA